One genomic region from Argentina anserina chromosome 2, drPotAnse1.1, whole genome shotgun sequence encodes:
- the LOC126785346 gene encoding probable receptor-like protein kinase At1g49730 yields MVVYRHGFLLGFLALIGLHLIPPTLADCPLNLSRSNATLVASLCSNRDDRGKCCRYINAFVAVSIAQYANATSSLGVPSNLSDTCLDFISQTLELHGVPQNATAWCGLGTKIPVNYECKGRTTVTQMLQSPEFPDVVEKCKIPLSRESNCKKCINAGIGYLHHLLGTETNITFSTCRDATFAAVASQIDDASAIGLASCFFQVQGLSLLPEPSPSSTPKASPSPLVAASPNQHLLGLPLSKKHHAYHLTLVPVIGITVTAIAVIMFLVLIVLIRKKSRELVDFEDVDKTSKSFPPPHPLKKFQEGPPSMFQKFSYKEIKKATDNFSTTIGQGGFGTVYKAHLSDGLVAAVKRMNKVSEQGEHEFCREIVLLARLHHRHLVSLRGFCIEKHERFLMYEYMANGSLKDHLHSPNKTPLSWRARVQIAIDVANALEYLHFYCDPPLCHRDIKSSNILLDENFVAKIADFGLAQASKDGSICFEPVNTDIRGTPGYMDPEYVVTQELTEKSDIYSYGVLLLEIVTGRRAIQDNRNLVEWSQKYMESESRLPDLVDSRVRDSFNLDQLQTLISVVSWCTQREGQDRPSIKQVLRLLYESSDPIHSGFIASIDGEEYEETEGRGRNSKGKMHRNDMISHSGDGRYLASSSSTSRSYCSRSFLLETGSPQSPPNILSV; encoded by the exons ATGGTGGTCTACAGACATGGATTTCTTCTGGGTTTTCTTGCTCTTATTGGACTGCACCTAATCCCTCCAACATTGGCTG ACTGTCCATTAAATTTAAGTAGATCAAATGCTACTCTAGTTGCCTCTTTGTGCTCGAATAGAGATGACAGAGGGAAATGTTGCCGCTACATAAATGCTTTCGTTGCGGTATCTATTGCTCAGTATGCAAATGCCACAAGCAGCTTAGGAGTACCTTCAAATTTATCCGACACATGCCTCGATTTCATATCGCAGACTTTAGAATTGCATGGAGTTCCCCAAAATGCAACAGCTTGGTGTGGTTTGGGGACAAAAATCCCAGTAAATTATGAGTGTAAGGGTCGAACAACTGTTACACAGATGCTGCAGTCTCCAGAATTCCCTGATGTTGTGGAAAAGTGTAAAATACCACTTTCAAGGGAAAGTAATTGCAAGAAGTGTATAAATGCTGGAATCGGTTATCTCCATCACCTATTAGGAACTGAAACTAATATAACATTTAGTACCTGCCGGGATGCAACTTTTGCCGCGGTAGCAAGCCAAATTGATGATGCTTCAGCTATTGGCCTTGCTAGCTGTTTCTTTCAAGTCCAGGGGCTAAGTTTACTACCAG AGCCGTCACCATCGTCCACCCCAAAGGCATCTCCAAGTCCATTGGTGGCTGCTAGCCCAAACCAGCACTTGTTGGGCCTACCCTTAAGCAAGAAGCACCATGCCTACCATCTGACCCTGGTTCCAGTTATTGGCATTACAGTAACAGCGATTGCTGTAATTATGTTTTTAGTCTTGATAGTTCTTATTCGTAAGAAAAGCAGAGAGCTTGTGGATTTCGAAGATGTAGATAAGACATCTAAATCATTTCCTCCACCGCATCCTTTAAAGAAATTTCAGGAAG GTCCTCCATCAATGTTTCAAAAATTCAGCTACAAGGAGATAAAGAAGGCAACAGACAATTTCAGTACTACAATTGGACAAGGGGGATTTGGAACTGTGTACAAAGCTCACCTTAGTGACGGTTTAGTGGCAGCAGTCAAACGGATGAACAAAGTTTCTGAGCAGGGGGAGCATGAGTTCTGCAGAGAAATAGTGCTGCTGGCCAGATTGCATCATCGACATCTTGTTTCTCTTAGGGGTTTCTGCATCGAGAAACATGAGAG GTTTCTGATGTATGAGTACATGGCAAATGGTAGCCTGAAGGATCATCTTCATT CTCCTAATAAAACTCCTCTAAGTTGGCGAGCTAGAGTTCAAATTGCCATTGACGTGGCAAATGCACTG GAGTATCTCCATTTCTATTGTGATCCTCCTCTCTGCCATAGAGATATCAAGTCCAGCAATATCTTACTTGATGAAAATTTTGTGGCCAAG ATTGCTGATTTTGGCCTTGCACAAGCATCAAAAGATGGCTCAATTTGCTTTGAACCGGTAAATACTGATATCCGGGGAACTCCAG GTTATATGGATCCCGAATATGTTGTTACTCAGGAGTTAACAGAGAAAAGTGATATATACAGCTATGGTGTCCTATTGTTGGAGATAGTGACTGGTAGAAGAGCAATACAAGACAACAGGAATTTGGTTGAATGGTCTCAAAAATATATGGAATCAGAATCAAGGCTACCTGATTTAGTCGATTCCCGTGTAAGGGACTCATTTAACTTGGATCAGCTTCAAACACTCATATCTGTTGTCAGTTGGTGCACCCAGAGAGAAGGCCAGGACAGGCCTTCAATTAAACAGGTGCTTAGGCTTTTGTATGAGAGCTCGGACCCGATACATAGTGGATTTATAGCATCTATAGATGGCGAAGAGTACGAAGAAACAGAAGGAAGAGGACGGAACAGTAAAGGGAAGATGCATAGGAATGACATGATCTCTCACAGTGGGGATGGTAGATATCTGGCTTCTTCTTCTAGTACATCCAGGTCATATTGTAGCAGAAGCTTCTTGCTTGAAACCGGGTCTCCACAATCCCCTCCGAATATATTGTCTGTTTGA
- the LOC126785350 gene encoding uncharacterized protein LOC126785350: MAFQYSSTSIVPSEPSEQRGSYMIDANMNTLQAPMNQPIRSPAEGPVAILWDIENCPVPSDVRPEDVAGNIRMALQVHPVIKGAVVTFAAYGDFNAFPRRLREGCQRTGVKLVDVPNGRKDAADKAILVDMFLFALDNPPPSSIMLISGDVDFAPALHILGQRGYTVILVIPSGVGVSSALSNAGKFVWDWSSVARGEGCLPTTKFLMHPRGGQADIAGYFMGCHINDPMDNQTEEEAISYRGISQSYYNSRDFSIVSQSMSEYNSSSLMMPGGALRSHSLPSGLNEVPAGPSTSADQNESTWWVQPGDLNGLRGQIEKLLELSGGCMPLTRVPSEYQKVFGRPLYISEYGAFKLVNLFKKLGDTIAVDGKGQKKIVYLRNWNTGPSAPPLISTGKDNSRKGKGAQEENITIITANGSSDEFSEEERLLVEERDDRCQGQTNLSASGKCVTDDHNLEDFKYELQEILVSYSCRIFLGCFEAIYQQRYKKPLDFQKFGVDQLEELFEKVTDVVVLLEEPVSKRKFLAASGG; the protein is encoded by the coding sequence ATGGCTTTCCAATATTCATCAACATCAATAGTGCCTTCAGAACCCTCCGAACAAAGAGGATCTTATATGATAGATGCAAACATGAACACACTTCAAGCTCCAATGAACCAGCCAATCCGAAGCCCTGCTGAAGGTCCGGTTGCTATCCTATGGGATATTGAAAACTGCCCTGTTCCAAGTGATGTTCGTCCTGAAGACGTAGCTGGTAACATCAGAATGGCTTTGCAGGTACACCCTGTTATAAAAGGAGCTGTTGTTACATTTGCTGCGTATGGGGACTTCAATGCCTTCCCCAGGCGGCTCCGCGAGGGATGTCAGAGAACTGGTGTTAAACTTGTTGATGTTCCAAATGGAAGAAAGGATGCTGCTGACAAGGCCATCTTGGTTGATATGTTCTTGTTTGCCCTTGACAATCCTCCACCATCTTCCATCATGCTGATATCTGGGGATGTTGATTTTGCTCCAGCGCTCCATATACTTGGCCAACGTGGGTACACTGTGATTCTAGTGATACCTTCTGGAGTGGGCGTTTCATCTGCTCTCAGCAATGCTGGTAAGTTTGTCTGGGACTGGTCTAGTGTGGCCCGTGGGGAAGGCTGTTTGCCTACAACCAAGTTTCTAATGCATCCTCGTGGAGGACAAGCTGATATTGCTGGCTATTTCATGGGTTGCCATATTAATGATCCTATGGATAACCAAACTGAAGAAGAAGCTATTTCATACAGAGGGATCTCACAGAGCTATTACAATTCAAGAGATTTTTCGATTGTGTCACAATCCATGTCTGAATATAACAGTAGTTCCTTAATGATGCCTGGCGGTGCTTTGAGGTCACATAGTCTCCCATCAGGTCTCAATGAAGTTCCTGCTGGACCTAGTACTTCTGCTGATCAAAATGAATCTACTTGGTGGGTTCAACCAGGGGACTTAAATGGTCTTAGGGGAcagattgaaaagttacttgAACTTTCTGGAGGTTGCATGCCTCTGACTCGAGTCCCTTCCGAGTATCAGAAAGTTTTCGGAAGACCTCTCTATATATCAGAGTATGGTGCATTTAAGCTTGTTAATCTGTTTAAGAAGTTGGGTGACACGATAGCTGTAGATGGTAAAGGGCAGAAGAAAATTGTCTACCTCCGAAACTGGAATACAGGTCCTAGTGCCCCACCTTTGATTTCAACTGGGAAGGATAATAGTAGGAAAGGGAAGGGGGCTCAGGAAGAGAATATTACTATTATTACAGCTAATGGCTCATCAGATGAGTTCTCAGAGGAGGAAAGATTACTTGTAGAAGAACGTGATGATAGGTGTCAAGGACAGACCAATTTGAGTGCATCAGGTAAATGTGTAACTGATGACCATAACCTCGAAGACTTCAAATATGAGTTGCAGGAGATTCTTGTTAGCTACTCTTGTCGGATATTTTTGGGTTGTTTTGAGGCGATCTACCAGCAAAGGTACAAAAAACCCTTGGACTTTCAGAAGTTTGGTGTTGATCAACTAGAGGAGCTGTTTGAGAAGGTGACCGATGTGGTGGTGTTGCTTGAAGAGCCTGTTAGCAAGAGGAAGTTCCTGGCAGCAAGCGGTGGCTAA